GGAAATGAACGGCATCGCCGCGGCCCGCCGGATTTTCGAGGACCACCCCAAGGTCAAAATCCTTGCCCTTTCGATGCATTCCGACCACCATTTTGTGACGGAAATGCTGGAGGCCGGTGCCTCAGGCTACATGCTGAAAGATAGCGCGTTCGGCGAGTTGACCAACGCCATCCGCACCATTATCTCCGGCGGCCTGTTTATCAGCCCCCATATCGCAGGGAATGTGCTGGAAGAGTTCGCACGCCGTGCCAAGCCCGGGCGGGTTACGCGCCGCCATGTCGTCCAATTGAGCCAACGGGAGAAGGAAATCCTGCAACTCATTTCCGAAGGCCACAGCACCAAAGAGATCGCCTCAAAAATCAATGTCAGCGTCAAAACGGTGGAGACCCATCGCCAGCATATTATGCAAAAAGTGGGGGCTCACAATGTGGCCGCCCTCACCAAATATGCCGTTCGCGAGGGAATCACCAGCCTGGAATGACCCGGCGGCCCCTATCCATGGATAAAAAAGCCCTTTCCCGCATCTATTCCGGACTCAAGCGGTATTTCGGGAAAACACAAAGCCCGGTGGTCCAGTTCATGGAAGTCAGGACCCTTGACCCCTTCCGGGTGCTTGTGGCCACCATCCTGAGTGCCCGAACCAAGGATCAGACCACCACCCTCGTCTCCGAACGCCTGTTCAGTAAA
This genomic interval from bacterium contains the following:
- a CDS encoding response regulator transcription factor, with the translated sequence MPIRIVLCDDHQIIREGLRSLLEKQPDMSVVGEALNGIGAIKLVAEKKPDIVILDIAMPEMNGIAAARRIFEDHPKVKILALSMHSDHHFVTEMLEAGASGYMLKDSAFGELTNAIRTIISGGLFISPHIAGNVLEEFARRAKPGRVTRRHVVQLSQREKEILQLISEGHSTKEIASKINVSVKTVETHRQHIMQKVGAHNVAALTKYAVREGITSLE